Genomic DNA from Chelonia mydas isolate rCheMyd1 chromosome 6, rCheMyd1.pri.v2, whole genome shotgun sequence:
TACTAGTACTCTAGTTTTCCTGGATACTGCAGGACTAGTATGTTACTATTAGTATTTTGGGATCGTGCTCCATTCATCCTCAGGTATAATTGGATGCTCTTGAATTCCTCAATGCTCTAGTATGAACACTGTTTCCTGTTACTCTAGTATTTTATGTAGCAGTctgtcgttcccccccccccccccagccagtgacTGACTGGTAATCATTCTGATATTCCTTAATATTTTAGTACTGATATTGTAATAGTTTGCTGCTCTAATGTTTCATATAATTCTCTGTTATTTTTTCCATAATGACTGATGGGTAACGACTCCCCTTTTCCTCAGTGGGCTAGTATTGACAGTGTAAGAGTCAGGTACTGTCGTATTTCCTAGAATAAACTGGTATTTTTTTTCATAACAACTGATTGGTAACCACTCTGGCATTCCTTAACATTCTAGTATTGACAGTATAATATCCTGTTATGCTAATTTCCCATGTATTTTACTGGTATTTTTCCCCTCTACTATTGGCCACACCATCCCCAGCAGAACCCAAAACAAGATAGCGTTAACAAAGGACAGATCACCACACCGTCCCTCCAGGCTAAGCCCTGATGTGAAGAGGAACCGGAGCTTTGGGTCACTGTGAACCCAAAGGTTGGTTATGAGACAAATCGACGCCCTCCTACCAGTGGTCAAGGATGTCAGAAGATCTGGGGAGAACCCAGGCCTCTGGGggatggagagatggatggaAAGATGGCAGAGAACAAGAAACTTAGATTTGCTGACCCCCAAGGAGTGTATGTATAGGTAGCTGGAACATGTGCTGTTATATCCATTGCATGtacaatttttctttaaattattattatattattattattattatatatttttttgctttaatttacaACCCCAGAGTCCCCCCAATTGAGGAAGCAAGAACTACACCAAGGACCACGCAACAAATTATAATCATAATTTTCTTCTACATTACCCCAGGGATCCAGgaagcgagcgagagagagagagagagagaaggaaggagagatgTTAATGGCTATTTTAATACTTTCATGGCTGGACTGGGCACCAGCAAGACAACGAGCAGGGGAGTGAAATCTTCAGCTGGCGGAAATCACAGGAGCTATATGGATtcccaccagctggggatctggtcctGTTGACCCCAATGGAGCGACGGCCaagtgaccccagctggggatctggccccattgaccccaCTGGAGCGACGGCCGAGTGACACCAGCTGTTCTTATTTATTTCCATTGCACAAAAAGGTGATTTATTAAATCACCATCCATCTATAGAataaggaatagaacccaggagtctgggctccTATTTCCCCTGGCTCCATCCTGTTAGACTCCACTCCCCTCTTagaaccaggactagaacccaggggtcctcaGTTCCTTAGATCTCTCCATCTCCTGATGGAAACAAAGGGTGTCCCTGACCCTCATGATCACCCGGAGTGTCATTCCTCTCCCGCTCTTGGACTCATCACATCTGTTTATTCACATTGCCAGGTAGAAGTCTGACAGAGATCCCTCATTGCCCTGCCAAGGGGCTGGGACAGAagagggctgtgggtcgggagtgaggggcaccggcagagctgtgggtgcgGGGCAGGCCAGGGATGGGATATCAGTGTTTCGACAGCCGGGGGAAGTGGGGGTCAAGACAGAAGGGAGTGGATAGACAGAGACTGCCACACACAAAATTAGCAAAGTGTGTGGTGTGGAGAGGCCTTGGGGATGGAGTgatggagagagggagacaggagAAGGGAGGAGACTGACTAGAGGGGCTCCGGTGGGGCGTCTCCCTCTCTGCTGCGGGAGGAGGCTCTCGGGGATGACCTGCCTTGGGTGGCAACGGACAAGATATGTGTATGGGTTTCTGTGGGGTCTcagcctctctccccagctgAAGGGGGTTCATTGCAGAGCAGGTTGagtccacccccccccagccccagccccgcactCACCCTCCGAGCCTTGCTCTGGTATTTTACAGCTTTCTTGGTGTCGGACACAGCTCTTTCCACGTAGTCAACAGAGTGCTCCACGTTATATTCAATGCGGTCAATCATCTCCCCCTGAAACAGAGAGCCCAGGTGAGGGGTAAACCAGCACAGAAAGACCAGCCATCTCAGGGAATGGGACCCGGGCTTTTTGCCCTGCAGGGGGCATTGGCTCCAAAATGGGACTGGCTTGCtcaagggggcagggaatgggacacggggcctttcccctctaggaggGTGCTGTAAGTCAGCAGTGAATTTTATCTGAAAGCTTTTCTGAGTCTTGTGTGCAATGAGTTTCATGAGCCTCAGTCCAGATTCTTGTGGGAGAAGAGTCCCCTATCACAACATCACAATGGGGCCTTGGCTGGCAGCCCTTTGGAGAGAAGCCAACGGCTGAATTGGAAATCTTGTTGTGAGCTTAAAAACGCACATCATGGGACACCTTTGCAGCCCCTGCTGGACTCTACAAAGCAGCCCCATTTAGTGCTTCCCGGGTGCCAGAACCTTTGAAAGATTGGTGAGTCTGTTTCAGAACTTGTAATGCTGTACATGCTGGAACCTAGAACGTGCACCCTCGATCCACTGATGTTCTAGAAGAGTTCTAGAGTGGACCGTCACCTTAGGGTAGGGTGTAAGATAGAGCACCCACCATCTGGAGACTCTCTCTAGCACTTTTCCTGGCCCCAGAGTGTTGGAACGCTATGGGTTCTAGATGGCAGAACACATGCAGCTGTAAGTATCTTCAGAAGCATCACCATCCAGATCTCTCTGGGTTCTAGACTGGGGAACCCATCTGGCTGTCAAGTGTCCTGCGTTCCAGAATGCATTATGTTCTCGACCATTGCTCATGTCTTTCATGATCCAGAACTCTCACTGTTCTGTAATGCAAAAGACCTCTGAGGTTTTAGTGGCTCAAAGGACTGAGAACTTGGCTAATCCTGAAATGCTGAAGCCAACCATGGGCTCTGAAATCCAGAACCTTATCGGTTCTAGACTGCCATTGCAGGTTCTGGATCATGAAGGCTTAGATTCATGAAGCTGTCAGGTTGAGGTAATAATCTCAGGGGTTCTAGGTTACAGTCCCCTGTAAATTATGGGCTATGTTACATGGGTTCCATGATATAGAACTTTCTGGGTTTTCTAGTGCAACACCTAAGTTCTAAGGTGCAGAAGGCTGTGGATTCTAGATAATAGTTCATTCTCGGATTTATCATGCCAGAATGGTCCATAATGCATGGATTCCATAATTCAGAACACAGACTGTTGCATTTAGGTGCAGAAGGCTGTTGGATGCAGATGGCGTCTGGACAATAATCTCATGGGTTCAAGGTACAGAACCCTGTACGTTATAGAGCATAGCTCATGGGCTCCATGATCTAGAATTCTGCTGGTTGGAGATTTATTTCTGGGTTCCATGTTCCAGACAGCGGCAGGTTCTAGACTATAACTCTTGAGTGCTAAGATGCAGAATGCTCTTGAGGTAATAATCTCCTGGGTTCCACAGTACAGAACCCTATACGTTCCAGACCATATCACATGGGTTCATTGATCCAGAACTCTCTTGGATCTAGGAAAAACGCATGGGTTCTAAGATGCAGAAGACTGTGGATAATAGCTTATGGGCCCCAAGGTTCAGAACCCTGGATCATAGCTAATGGGTTCCACAATCCAGAACTCTTCAGGTTCTAGAGTACATGGGTTCTAGGACCCTGACTTTAGACAATAGCTCATGGGTCCCAAGGTCTAGAACCCTGTATGTTGTATACCACAGCTCATGGGTTCCACAATCTAGAACTCCGTAGGTTCTAGCCTACAGTATATGGTTTTATGATGCAGAAGGCTGTGGATAATAAAGGTTCAGAACCCTGCAGTCTCCCTGCAGAGGGAGTCTGGATTATAGAAACGAGCATCCCACCATCCCCCAGGGCCTGCAGGTTCTAGACCAGTGTTTTCCCTACGGTGTGCTGTCAGGCCTGAACAGGGGTGCCAAGGAATTTTCTGAAAAACTACAAAGGGGGGAAAGCTGCCTTCTGATTGGTCATCTGCCTCACTGACCTGCCTCCTCCAGGGGTGGAGCAACCAATCAGAACTCAAtatccctctcttcccctcttccccttctgTGTGAGCAACGGGTTGGctcttctgcccctccccttccctcctacagatgccagctggggggaggggaggggaagagccccTGGAGCTCAAGTTGTGCCACAGCAGAGAAAAAGTTGGGAACCACTATTCTAGACCATCGTTTATGGGTTCCACAATCTAGAACTCTTGGGGTTCTAGATCACAGTGCATAGTTTCTACGATGCAGAAGGCTGTAGGCTGTCGAAAATAGTTCCTGGGCTCCAAGGTCGAGAACTCTGTAGGTTCTTAACCACAGCTCCTGGGCCCCACCATCGAGAAGGCTGCGGATTCTAGGCTGAAGCCCACTCTAGACCCAGAACACGGCAGGTTCTAACCTGGCTCTCCACCAACATAGCCATGTCCACAAACATGTCATGCAGCTCGCGGATACTGGTTTCCAGTTTGATGATCTCATTGTGTCGGGTCTCGATCTCATTCAGAGCCTGTTTCGTCATCTGTGAGTCCATTTTGATCTGTGGAAGCAGAAGAGAGTCTGGATTATAGAAACGAGCATCCCACCACCCCCCAGGGCTTTCTAGTGCTCACccattgctgaaatgcagccacctctggggtggggcagcagggtAACAGCGCACACTGCTACGCTACATGGGGATTGCTCGCCCTGTGCTGAAATGCAACTGTCCCCAGTGGTACAGCGCCCCCTAACAcagcgctggggcactgggtTCAGCATTGactgccggggggtggggagggggggagcaccCGCTAGTACTGCACTGGGCTACTGACTTGGTCTCCCATCCAAGTCTGGAACACGGGTAGCCCTGTTTTGGGTGACATCCCAGTCCTGACACTTACATCATCAGTGAAAATAGCCAGTTTGCCGCTCTCCAGCATGTCTTCGAGCTCTTCGTTGGTGGTTGTCCGGCCAGCTGTGAAGGGGATAGAAGGTCAGTGGCCTTGGCCCATTGCTCCAGGGCTGATGGAAGCAAAATCCCCCCCCACACTGATCCCCCGCTCCCtgaagcacagcgccccctagcgccgcatgGGGCATCGGGGctggccctgactgccaggggagagcgccccctgctgatcccccgctccctgcagcacagcgccctctagcgccgcactggggcatcggggccggccctggctgccaggggagagcgccccctgctgatcccccgctccctgcagcacagcgccctctagcgccgcactggggcatcggggccggccctggctgcccggggagagcgccccctgctgatcccccgctccctgcagcacagcgccccctagcgctgcaCTGGGGCGTTGGGGCCGGCCCTGGctgcccggggagagcgccccctgctgatcccccgctccctgcagcacagcgccccctagcgctgcaCTGGGGCGTTGGGGCCGGCCCTGGctgcccggggagagcgccccctgctgatcccctgctccctgcagcacagcgccccctagcgctgcaCTGGGGTCACTCAGCACTTTGAGGGTGTGcgcacgcgcacgcacacacaaacacacacctagGGCCCTGATTCCCACCTGCAAGGGGAAGTGCCGcactctctcttacacacacacaaccacagcTTCCCACCCTGCCACGGCCTCCCCCCGAATCCAAACATACTTATCTCCAATTGCCTCTGGATCCGATCCTTGCAGCGGTCCCGGTATTTGGACTGGGTGGCGTTGTACTCCGTCATCACCTCCACGAACTTACGGGACAGGGtggagtgctggggggagggggcggggaagggagacaCTGTGAGAGACGCAGAGCGGGACGATTTCTTTTTGGTTCCCTTCGGTGGCGGAAGCTTGTGGGGCTGAGTGAGCTTGTGAGTGATCCGCCCTCGGCTTAGTGGAGGGAGGGTTGCGGGGAGCTGGGATGGGAGAGAGCtggagaggtggggaaggaagggaaggaagagagaggatggCTCCGGAAGTTGATGATGCTGAGGCTGGGGCTTCAGGAGGGAGGGATATTGGGGGCGGGAAGATGGAGGGATACCTGTGTTGGGGGGTGATGGCGGAGGGATACCTGTGTTGGGCGGAGGTGATGGTAGAGGGATACCTGTGTTGGGGGGGTGATGGCGGAGGGATACCTGTGTTGGGGAGGATGATGGCGGAGGGAGAGGGTGATGGCGGAGGGATACCTGTGTTGGGGGGTGATGGCGGAGGGATACCTGTGTTGGGCGGAGGTGATGGCGGAGGGATacctgtgttggggggggtgatGGCAGAGGGATACCTGTGTTGGGGGGGTGATGGCGGAGGGATACCTGTGTTGGGCGGAGGTGATGGCGGAGGGATacctgtgttggggggggtgatGGCGGAGGGATACCTGTGTTGGGGGGGTGATGACAAAGGGATACCTGTGTTGCGGGGGTTGAGGGTGAAGGGATACCTGTGTTTGGGGAAGGCGAGGAATACCTGTTTTGGGGGGGGTGATGGCGGAGGGATACCTGTGTTGGGGGGGTGATGACAAAGGGATACCTGTGTTGCGGGGGTTGAGGGTGAAGGGATACCTGTGTTTGGAGAAGGCGAGGGATACCTGTTTTCTGGGGGGTGATGGCGGAGGGATACCTGTGTTGTGGCGGGTGAGGGCGGAGGGATACCTGTGTTTGGAGAAGGCGAGGGATACCTGTTTTCGGGGGGGTGATGGCGGAGGGATacctgtgttggggggggtgatGGCGGAGGGATACCTgtgttgggggggtgagggcGGAGGGATACCTGTGTTTGGAGAAGGCGAGGGATACCTGTTTTCGGGGGGGTGATGGCGGAGGGATACCTGTGTTGTGGCGGGTGAGGGCGGAGGGATACCTGTGTTTGGAGAAGGCGAGGGATACCTGTTTTCGGGGGGGTGATGGCGGAGGGATacctgtgttggggggggtgatGGCGGAGGGATACCTGTGTTGGGGGGTGATGGCGGAGGGATAcctgtgttgggggagggggtgatggtGGAGGGATACATATGTTGTGGCGGGTGATGGCGGAGGGATACCTGTG
This window encodes:
- the STX1B gene encoding syntaxin-1B, giving the protein MKDRTQELRTAKDSDDEEEVVHVDRDHFMDEFFEQVEEIRGCIEKLSEDVEQVKKQHSAILAAPNPDEKTKQELEDLTADIKKTANKVRSKLKAIEQSIEQEEGLNRSSADLRIRKTQHSTLSRKFVEVMTEYNATQSKYRDRCKDRIQRQLEITGRTTTNEELEDMLESGKLAIFTDDIKMDSQMTKQALNEIETRHNEIIKLETSIRELHDMFVDMAMLVESQGEMIDRIEYNVEHSVDYVERAVSDTKKAVKYQSKARRKKIMIIICCVVLGVVLASSIGGTLGL